A section of the Telopea speciosissima isolate NSW1024214 ecotype Mountain lineage chromosome 3, Tspe_v1, whole genome shotgun sequence genome encodes:
- the LOC122654146 gene encoding bidirectional sugar transporter SWEET5-like: MVDTESIRTVIGVIGNVISFFLFASPMPTIYKIWKMKAVEGFEPDPYLASILNCSMWVFYGLPFVHPHSLLVITINSVGLFLEIIYILVFIIYGTNKKRMKIGLVLLVEAIFFAVIVVIALLCFHTTTRRTLFVGIICVFFNCCMYLSPLLIMKKVITTKSVKYMPFLLSLTNFLNGVCWLIYALLRFDPFLLTGNAIGTLGGLAQLILYGIYYRSTPKDDDTGKESQSQVELSTQETI, from the exons GAAATGTGAtatctttcttcttgtttgcATCTCCGAT GCCAACTATATACAAGATATGGAAGATGAAGGCGGTGGAGGGATTCGAACCTGATCCGTACCTTGCATCTATATTGAATTGTTCGATGTGGGTCTTCTATGGTCTTCCCTTTGTTCATCCCCATAGTTTACTTGTTATCACCATTAATAGCGTCGGTCTCTTTTTGGAGATCATCTATATCCTCGTCTTTATCATTTACGGCACCAACAAAAAGAGA ATGAAAATTGGTCTGGTGCTGTTGGTTGAAGCAATTTTCTTTGCAGTGATAGTGGTCATTGCGCTTCTCTGTTTTCACACAACCACCAGGAGGACTCTGTTTGTTGGGATTATTTGTGTGTTCTTCAATTGTTGTATGTACCTGTCGCCACTCCTTATCATG aaAAAGGTCATCACAACAAAGAGTGTTAAATACATGCCATTTCTGCTCTCGCTGACCAATTTTCTCAATGGTGTGTGTTGGTTGATTTATGCGCTCCTCCGTTTCGATCCATTCCTCCTG ACTGGAAATGCAATAGGAACACTGGGAGGTTTAGCTCAACTCATACTATATGGAATCTACTACAGATCAACACCAAAAGACGATGATACAGGGAAGGAATCTCAATCTCAGGTGGAACTCTCCACTCAAGAGACGATTTGA